One segment of Fuscovulum ytuae DNA contains the following:
- a CDS encoding RNA polymerase sigma factor codes for MTPEDALAHCLRRDRGRIVAALASRLGDVQRAEDALHEAAASALTHWGRAGLPARPEAWLLRAAYRKAIDGFRRDRTAQRHAQAMAVLAKDEAALDDHPDIPDDRLRLIFACCHPALDPKSRVALTLRTVCGLTTSEIARAFLDAEPTMGQRLSRAKAKSAAARIPFAIPGPEDWPSRLDTVLATLYLIFTTGYVAGPNEPRDLCAEAVFLARLLVQLRPDEAEIEGCLALLLLTQSRAKARIGPDGATVPLTEQDRGNWDRAAMREGLALIDTAMARRSPGPYQIKAAIAACHLADPAPDWPQIVALYTRLLDFEPTPVIRLNRAVAVAEAGDLAQALADLAPLAEALSDYQPLHAARAELLTRAGQGPAAQSAYDRAIALATSPADAAFLTNRRDKRPI; via the coding sequence ATGACCCCGGAAGACGCGCTCGCCCATTGCCTGCGCCGGGATCGGGGCCGCATCGTCGCGGCGCTTGCCTCTCGGCTTGGCGATGTCCAGCGCGCCGAGGATGCGCTGCATGAGGCGGCGGCCTCGGCACTTACCCATTGGGGCAGGGCGGGTCTTCCCGCCCGCCCCGAAGCGTGGCTCCTGCGGGCGGCCTATCGCAAGGCGATTGACGGCTTTCGCCGCGACCGCACGGCCCAGCGTCATGCGCAGGCGATGGCGGTTCTGGCCAAGGACGAAGCCGCCCTCGACGATCATCCCGATATCCCCGATGACCGCCTGCGCCTGATCTTCGCCTGCTGTCATCCGGCGCTTGACCCGAAATCCCGCGTCGCCCTCACGCTGCGCACGGTCTGCGGCCTGACCACCTCCGAAATCGCCCGCGCCTTTCTTGATGCGGAACCCACGATGGGCCAGCGCCTGTCGCGCGCCAAGGCCAAGAGCGCGGCGGCCCGCATCCCCTTTGCCATCCCCGGCCCCGAAGATTGGCCGTCGCGCCTCGATACGGTGCTGGCCACCCTCTATCTGATTTTCACCACCGGATATGTGGCAGGCCCCAACGAACCCCGCGACCTCTGCGCCGAGGCCGTCTTCCTCGCCCGGCTCCTTGTCCAACTCCGCCCGGATGAGGCCGAAATTGAAGGGTGCCTCGCGCTTCTTTTGCTGACTCAATCCCGCGCCAAGGCCCGCATCGGCCCCGACGGCGCGACCGTTCCCCTAACAGAACAGGACCGTGGCAACTGGGATCGCGCCGCCATGCGCGAAGGGCTAGCCCTGATCGACACCGCGATGGCCCGCCGCAGTCCCGGCCCTTATCAGATCAAGGCCGCCATCGCCGCCTGCCATCTCGCCGATCCCGCGCCCGATTGGCCGCAGATCGTGGCGCTTTACACCCGCCTTCTTGATTTTGAACCTACGCCCGTCATCCGCCTCAACCGCGCGGTCGCTGTGGCCGAGGCGGGCGATCTTGCACAGGCCCTTGCCGACCTTGCCCCCTTGGCCGAAGCTCTAAGTGATTATCAACCTCTCCATGCCGCCAGGGCGGAACTTCTGACGCGGGCAGGGCAGGGGCCGGCGGCACAGTCGGCCTATGACCGGGCAATCGCGCTGGCCACCTCTCCTGCGGATGCTGCTTTCCTGACCAATCGGCGCGACAAGCGGCCCATCTGA
- the argC gene encoding N-acetyl-gamma-glutamyl-phosphate reductase gives MAAKVAILGASGYTGAELVRLIATHEGFEIAALSADRKAGMAMADVFPFLRHLTLPTLQKIDEIDFSGIDLCFCALPHATTQQVVAALPRTLRIVDLSADFRLRDPAEYERWYGQPHTAVDLQKEAVYGLTEFYRDAIRNARLVAGTGCNAATGQYALRPLISKGCIDLDDILIDLKAGVSGAGRSLKENLLHAELSGGTHSYSAGGKHRHLGEFDQEFSAIAGRPVQVQFTPHLLPMNRGILATVYVKGDPKVVHETLATAYESETFLKVLPFGALPSTRDIAGSNFCHIGVIGDRKPGRAVIIAVLDNLTKGSSGQAIQNANIMLGLPETQGLMLAPVFP, from the coding sequence ATGGCCGCAAAAGTCGCAATCCTTGGGGCGTCGGGCTATACGGGTGCCGAACTCGTCCGCCTGATTGCCACGCATGAAGGCTTTGAAATCGCGGCACTTTCCGCCGATCGCAAGGCAGGAATGGCGATGGCGGATGTCTTTCCCTTCCTGCGCCACCTGACCCTTCCCACGCTGCAAAAGATCGACGAGATCGATTTTTCCGGCATCGACCTGTGCTTCTGTGCGCTGCCCCATGCCACGACCCAACAGGTTGTGGCCGCACTGCCCCGCACCCTCAGGATCGTGGATCTTTCCGCCGATTTCCGGCTGCGTGACCCGGCGGAATATGAACGCTGGTATGGCCAACCCCACACGGCCGTCGACCTGCAAAAAGAGGCCGTCTATGGCCTGACCGAATTCTACCGCGACGCCATCCGCAACGCCCGCCTCGTGGCAGGCACGGGCTGCAACGCAGCCACCGGGCAATACGCGCTTCGTCCCCTGATTTCAAAGGGTTGCATCGATCTGGATGATATCCTGATTGACCTGAAAGCAGGCGTCAGCGGGGCAGGGCGGTCCTTGAAGGAAAACCTTCTTCACGCCGAATTGTCTGGCGGCACCCATAGCTATTCCGCAGGCGGCAAACACCGCCACCTTGGCGAATTCGATCAGGAATTCAGCGCGATCGCCGGCCGCCCCGTGCAGGTACAATTCACCCCGCACCTTCTGCCGATGAACCGGGGCATCCTGGCCACCGTCTATGTCAAGGGCGACCCAAAGGTGGTTCACGAAACCCTCGCAACCGCCTATGAATCCGAGACATTCCTGAAAGTGCTACCTTTTGGCGCGCTCCCCTCGACACGCGATATCGCAGGCTCCAACTTCTGCCATATCGGGGTGATCGGCGACCGGAAGCCCGGTCGTGCGGTCATCATCGCCGTCTTGGATAATTTGACCAAAGGCTCTTCCGGTCAGGCGATCCAGAACGCAAATATCATGCTGGGCCTGCCCGAAACCCAAGGGCTGATGCTTGCCCCCGTCTTCCCGTAG
- a CDS encoding 3TM-type holin → MPKSILSKAAIAARHLRALARSDASAAPQGRYDRLIDAANRLPRPVLVYGTVALMFLALIRPDLFDRGMASLDRMPDELWWLVGAILAGHFGAREAHHLRHRTPPADESRGEKPGPDNPA, encoded by the coding sequence ATGCCGAAGTCGATCCTTTCCAAAGCCGCAATCGCCGCGCGTCATCTGCGCGCTCTGGCCCGATCAGACGCATCCGCAGCCCCGCAGGGCCGCTATGATCGCCTGATCGACGCCGCCAACCGCTTGCCTCGCCCTGTTCTTGTCTATGGCACCGTGGCCTTGATGTTTCTTGCGCTGATCCGGCCTGATCTCTTTGATCGGGGCATGGCCAGCCTTGACCGGATGCCGGATGAACTTTGGTGGCTGGTGGGCGCGATCCTTGCCGGTCATTTCGGGGCGCGCGAGGCCCATCACCTGCGCCACCGAACGCCTCCCGCCGATGAATCGAGGGGCGAAAAGCCGGGGCCCGACAACCCCGCCTGA
- the ccmE gene encoding cytochrome c maturation protein CcmE produces the protein MKGLKKQRRIQIIALAAVALVGATGLVGYAMRDGINFFRSPTQVVEDPPSQGEVFRIGGLVEEGSIVRGQSETVTFRVTDMNESIPVAYTGILPDLFAEGQGMVGTGSMIDGTFQATEILAKHDETYMPAEVVDALKEQGVYVDPNKPES, from the coding sequence CTGAAAGGTCTGAAGAAACAACGCCGTATCCAGATCATCGCGCTGGCTGCCGTGGCGCTGGTTGGGGCGACGGGCCTTGTGGGTTATGCGATGCGGGACGGGATCAACTTCTTCCGCTCTCCCACCCAGGTCGTCGAAGACCCGCCGTCGCAGGGAGAGGTGTTCCGCATCGGTGGCCTGGTCGAGGAAGGGTCCATCGTCCGTGGCCAAAGTGAAACCGTGACGTTCCGGGTCACCGATATGAACGAATCCATCCCGGTGGCCTATACCGGCATCCTGCCCGACCTTTTTGCCGAAGGCCAAGGCATGGTGGGCACCGGCAGCATGATCGATGGCACCTTCCAAGCCACGGAAATTCTTGCCAAACACGACGAAACCTACATGCCGGCCGAGGTGGTGGATGCCCTGAAGGAACAGGGTGTCTATGTCGACCCGAACAAGCCGGAAAGTTGA
- the argS gene encoding arginine--tRNA ligase: MNLFSDIRDLVIASLADLAAEGVLPQGLDTTAVAVEPPRDAAHGDMATNAAMVLAKPAGMQPRAIAEALAARLMADPRIAGADVAGPGFLNLRLDTALWHGLIRATLAQGIDYGRSSLGQGLKVNVEFVSANPTGPMHVGHTRGAVFGDALARLLSFAGWDVTREYYINDGGAQVDVLARSAYERYREAHGLEPAIAEGLYPGDYLIPVGEALKAKYGATLLDQPESVWLKDVRDFATEIMMAEIRNDLKILGVEMDVYSSEKALYGTGEIEAAISTLRSMGLIYEGTLEPPKGKEPEDWEPRLQTLFRSTAHGDDVDRPVQKSDGSWTYFAPDIAYHYNKVRRGFDQLIDIFGADHSGYVKRMKAAVSALSNGRVPLDIKLIQLVKLYKNGEPFKMSKRAGTFVTLRDVVEQAGADVTRFVMLTRKNDAALDFDFDKVLEQSKDNPVFYVQYANARVNSVLRKAREAGLDVADGTLMAADLSILTHDAELAMAKKIAEWPRLVEIAARNNEPHRVAFYLYELASDFHGLWNRGNDDTSLRFIQEDNPTVSQAKIALARSVSVVICSGLAILGVTPVEEMR, from the coding sequence ATGAACCTCTTCTCGGATATCCGGGACCTCGTCATTGCGTCCCTTGCCGATCTTGCCGCCGAAGGCGTGCTGCCGCAGGGATTGGATACCACCGCCGTCGCAGTGGAGCCGCCGCGCGATGCCGCGCATGGCGATATGGCCACCAATGCCGCCATGGTGCTGGCCAAGCCTGCCGGCATGCAGCCCCGCGCCATCGCCGAGGCGCTTGCCGCGCGCCTGATGGCCGATCCCCGCATCGCCGGGGCCGATGTTGCCGGTCCGGGTTTCCTTAACCTTCGTCTCGACACCGCGCTTTGGCACGGGTTGATCCGCGCAACGCTGGCGCAGGGGATCGACTATGGCCGTTCAAGCCTTGGGCAGGGGCTGAAGGTGAATGTCGAATTCGTCTCGGCCAATCCCACGGGCCCCATGCATGTGGGCCACACGCGCGGCGCGGTTTTTGGCGATGCGCTGGCGCGGCTTCTGTCCTTTGCGGGCTGGGATGTGACGCGGGAGTATTACATCAATGACGGCGGTGCGCAGGTCGATGTGCTGGCCCGCTCTGCCTATGAACGCTACCGCGAGGCGCATGGTCTTGAACCCGCCATCGCCGAAGGCCTTTATCCCGGCGACTACCTTATTCCTGTGGGCGAGGCGCTAAAGGCCAAATACGGTGCCACCCTGCTGGATCAGCCGGAATCCGTCTGGCTAAAAGACGTGCGCGATTTTGCCACCGAAATTATGATGGCCGAAATCCGTAACGATCTCAAAATCTTGGGCGTCGAGATGGATGTGTATTCGTCCGAAAAGGCGCTGTATGGCACGGGCGAGATTGAGGCCGCGATCAGCACCCTGCGCTCCATGGGGCTGATCTATGAGGGTACGCTGGAACCCCCCAAGGGCAAGGAACCCGAAGATTGGGAACCCCGCCTCCAGACCCTGTTCCGGTCCACCGCCCATGGCGATGATGTGGACCGCCCGGTGCAGAAATCCGATGGCAGCTGGACCTATTTCGCCCCCGACATCGCCTATCACTACAACAAGGTGCGGCGTGGCTTTGACCAGCTGATCGACATCTTCGGTGCCGATCACAGCGGCTATGTCAAACGGATGAAAGCTGCTGTTTCGGCCCTGTCGAATGGCCGCGTGCCGCTCGATATCAAGCTGATCCAGTTAGTAAAGCTTTATAAAAACGGCGAACCCTTCAAGATGTCCAAGCGGGCTGGGACATTCGTCACGCTACGCGACGTGGTCGAACAGGCCGGGGCCGATGTGACGCGCTTTGTCATGCTGACCCGCAAGAACGACGCGGCACTGGATTTCGACTTTGACAAGGTGCTGGAACAGTCCAAGGACAACCCGGTCTTTTACGTCCAATATGCCAATGCCCGCGTGAATTCCGTCCTGCGCAAGGCGCGTGAGGCGGGGCTGGATGTGGCGGATGGCACCCTTATGGCGGCCGATCTGTCGATCCTGACGCATGACGCCGAACTGGCTATGGCCAAGAAGATCGCGGAATGGCCCCGTTTGGTCGAGATTGCCGCGCGGAACAATGAACCGCATCGGGTGGCCTTCTATCTGTATGAACTTGCCTCTGATTTCCACGGCCTGTGGAACCGCGGCAATGACGACACCAGCCTTCGCTTCATCCAAGAGGACAATCCGACCGTTTCACAGGCGAAAATCGCCCTTGCGCGCAGCGTTTCCGTTGTCATTTGCAGCGGTCTTGCTATCTTGGGCGTCACTCCGGTCGAGGAAATGCGCTGA
- a CDS encoding glutamate racemase, which produces MAVGIFDSGLGGLTVLDAVARRLPDIPFVYFGDNAHAPYGVRDADDIFRLTCAATERLWAEGCDLVILACNTASAAALKRMQETWVPADKRVLGVFVPLIEALTERQWGDNSPPREVAVKHVALFATPATVASRAFQRELAFRAIGVDVEAQPCGGVVDAIEQGDEILAEALVRSHVEALKRRMPAPEAAILGCTHYPLMERIFQDALGQGVKVYSQANLVAESLADYLTRRPEFLGHGTESKFLTTGDPKAVSNKATQFLRRRIEFQAA; this is translated from the coding sequence ATGGCGGTCGGCATCTTCGATTCGGGTCTGGGCGGCCTGACGGTTCTTGATGCGGTTGCGCGGCGTCTGCCCGATATCCCGTTTGTCTATTTCGGTGACAACGCCCATGCACCCTATGGCGTGCGCGATGCCGATGACATCTTCCGCCTGACCTGTGCCGCCACCGAACGGCTTTGGGCCGAAGGCTGCGACCTTGTCATCCTAGCCTGCAACACCGCCTCTGCCGCCGCGCTGAAACGGATGCAGGAAACCTGGGTGCCCGCCGACAAGCGTGTGCTGGGTGTCTTCGTCCCGCTGATCGAGGCGCTGACCGAACGGCAATGGGGCGACAACTCCCCCCCGCGCGAGGTGGCTGTGAAACATGTGGCTCTCTTCGCCACGCCTGCCACCGTCGCCTCTCGCGCCTTTCAGCGCGAGCTCGCCTTCCGCGCGATCGGCGTTGATGTCGAGGCGCAGCCCTGCGGCGGCGTGGTCGACGCCATCGAACAGGGCGATGAGATTCTGGCCGAGGCGCTGGTGCGATCCCATGTCGAGGCGTTGAAGCGCCGCATGCCCGCGCCCGAGGCGGCGATCCTTGGTTGCACCCACTACCCGCTGATGGAGCGGATTTTTCAGGATGCCCTGGGGCAGGGGGTGAAGGTCTATAGCCAAGCCAATCTGGTGGCAGAATCGCTGGCCGATTACCTCACGCGGCGGCCAGAGTTTCTGGGCCATGGGACCGAGTCGAAGTTCCTGACCACGGGCGATCCCAAGGCTGTGTCGAACAAGGCAACGCAGTTCCTGCGGCGTCGGATCGAGTTTCAGGCGGCTTGA
- a CDS encoding LysR family transcriptional regulator, whose product MDWDKLRIFHAVADRGSLTHAGDVLHLSQSAVSRQIRALEESLNVTLFHRHARGLILTEQGELLFDATSQMVKRLEATAARIRDSEDEVFGELRVTTTVGFGTLWLAPRLTALYQKYPGLKIDLMLEERVLDLPMREADVAIRMKEPSQADLIRKRLMQIRMRVYATPEYLAENGTPETMADFHSHRLICQHPGTAQVAAGAVLVQQLMSNDIPSTLTVNNYFGVLQGVLNHIGIGVLPDYITEDFPHLVRVLPDVESAEVPVFLAYPEELRHSKRVAAFREFVSEEIFKYRKREQA is encoded by the coding sequence ATGGACTGGGATAAACTGCGGATTTTTCATGCGGTTGCCGATCGCGGCAGCCTAACCCATGCGGGGGATGTCCTGCATCTGAGCCAATCCGCCGTCAGCCGACAAATCCGCGCGCTTGAGGAAAGCCTGAACGTCACGCTGTTCCACCGCCATGCGCGGGGGTTGATCCTTACCGAACAGGGTGAGCTTTTGTTCGATGCCACCTCGCAGATGGTGAAACGGCTGGAGGCGACGGCCGCGCGCATCCGTGACAGCGAGGACGAGGTGTTTGGCGAGTTGCGGGTGACCACCACGGTGGGCTTTGGCACGCTGTGGCTGGCCCCGCGATTGACGGCGCTTTATCAGAAATATCCCGGCCTGAAGATCGACCTGATGCTGGAAGAGCGGGTTCTTGACCTGCCGATGCGCGAGGCGGATGTGGCCATCCGCATGAAGGAACCATCGCAGGCAGACCTGATCCGCAAGCGGTTGATGCAAATCCGAATGCGGGTTTATGCGACGCCGGAATATCTGGCCGAGAACGGCACGCCCGAAACCATGGCGGATTTCCATTCTCATCGGTTGATCTGTCAGCATCCGGGGACGGCGCAGGTGGCAGCAGGGGCTGTTCTGGTGCAGCAGTTGATGAGCAATGACATCCCCTCGACCCTGACGGTGAACAACTATTTCGGGGTCTTGCAGGGCGTGTTGAACCATATTGGGATCGGGGTCCTGCCCGATTACATCACCGAGGATTTCCCCCACCTTGTTCGCGTTCTGCCGGATGTGGAAAGCGCCGAGGTGCCGGTCTTTTTGGCCTATCCCGAAGAGCTGCGCCATTCCAAGCGCGTGGCCGCCTTCCGCGAGTTCGTCAGCGAAGAAATCTTCAAGTATCGCAAGCGCGAACAGGCCTAA